Genomic segment of Aptenodytes patagonicus chromosome 17, bAptPat1.pri.cur, whole genome shotgun sequence:
ATCACGTTCATGACTTtggctgccccagctgcagcagccatcCCGTCCTGTGGGTGCTGCACTTAGATCTTCTTCCCCCAGGCTTATTGATCAGCTGAAGAGAGGAGAAGCGCTGCAGCATCAATAAAGCATCTGCAAACACGGCTGGAAAAGCAACTCTCACCCAGGGGCGAGCAGCATTTCCAGGGGGGCTGTGCAGCTGAGCGGGCATCCCGACGTGCCTGACAGTGCCCATCCTGCCCTGGCAGCTCTCTCTGGCAGCCTCAGCAATGCAGCGCTCTGCAAGACGAGGCTGGGGCTGGTTCTGAGCACGGAGAGTGACTAAGCACCGACACACTCCCGGTGGAGGCAGTGGTTTCCCCAGGAGCTGCTTGTGCTTTCTGTTCAGGGACGCAGAGAAGCCATGCGGAACAATGCCTGTGTGGGGCAGCCATGGGGTGGCCATGGGGTGGCTGGGACTGCAGAATCCACCGCTGCCCCCCGGGGCCGGTGGGATTAAGACATCCTCATCCCCCCCAGCAGTGGGAGATTTGGAGCCCCTGCAAATTTTTTGGAGGGGGCAATGAGTGCTCAGCCCCCAGCGGGGTCCCAAATGTCTCTGCCAGCCCCCAGATTTGCCACCTTCCCCTGCGCTTcttggcagcaggagcaggatcTGTCCCATATGTTTTGCAGGTGCCAACACCTCCCACCCCCGCCGCAGGGCTCAGCCCTTCTCCTCACCGATGCTCCCACCACACCAGGGGTGGTGGGAGGAATGTAGGGATGAGGCAGCATTTCCTGGGGTCCCCCACCTGTATCCCCCACATTTCCCAGAGGGATTTTCCCAGCCATGGGATTTCCTGGTGACCAAGGGTGTTAAAAGtcagggctggcagagccctaAGACCCCACGCCATGGCCTTGGAAGAGGGGGCAGgtggagatggaggctggtggCCTGTCCCCAGTGGctctcctccttgccatgctctGCAGCCAAGCTCAGAGCCAGAGCTGTGAGTGCTGCCAAGGAGCCCGCCATGAaatgggggaagaaaggaaggaaaagcgTGTTTTTCAGCCCAGACCACATGCGGGACTGGGGCACCCACAGGGCCACCCCAGAGCAGAGACTGGATTCGCTCATCACAGCAGTGGGTCTGCCCATGTTCCCTGCCCTTCTCTGCATCAAACACGGGAGGGCTGATGAGCTGGAAGGGGGTGAAGACCAGTTTCTCCTAAATTCATCAAGAGCCGCAGGAGCACCTGGTTTTGGCTCTGGCCCCTCTGAGCCCCCATGTACATCCCCAGCTCCAGTGTCAGGTCTGTGAAAACCCAATAAAGCCCCGTCCTGGCTGATgtagggaggggaaaggggaataTTCCTCCTGAGACTCAGGTGGGCCCCAGGGACCCAGGGGTTCTCAGGGGCTGCCAGCTCCAGGGGCCCAACCAGGGCTGAAAATCCCCCGTGCTCCAAAATCCCCCATCCGCAGGGTCCGCTCGCCCCATGGGGCAGACACTAGCACCGGGGCTCGGGACGGAGGGATGCTGCAAGTGCCAGGAACATCATCCCTGGAATTCCCCAGCCTGACGTATCCCAGCATTTTGCATGGGAGTCTTTAAAAGGGGCCTTTCCCAGTCCAATAAAccctcttttgttttccttgtgcttctgtttcattttcttattgCAGGGAATATTTCCTCGCTTAGGAGGTGACATTTATCCCAGCTGGGCCAGGAGGTCCTCGGTGCGTGGGGATAAGAAGGGGGataagagggaaaggaagggaaagacgaGCCAGGCAGCTGCACTGGACTGGGACCAGAGGCATCCGCTTTCCTTTGCTCCCCAGGGTCTTCCAGAGGAGAGATTAAATGGGAGTTGGGGTGACGACGGGAAggtgctctgctctgccagctgggCATGGAAACATGAACCCTCCCTTGTCTGCATCCGCCAGCCCTGGGGCATTGCCCAGCCCTGCTTGCAGCACCCCACTGTTACCCAGCATGTGCGCCCCAAAAAATTGAGGCTGATTTTTGGGAAATGGCTTTGGAGAAGAGCAAATGGAGGATCACATGTGGTCCCACCATGGAGGTAGCCCCCATTCCCATCGGCGCAGGTCCCTGCCTGGACCAGCACCCCATGCCCTCCACAGCCGGGTTTCCATGGTGGGTCTGCACTGCAGCCCAGGGTGGCCAAAATGTCAGCAGGGTGCCATCAGCATCCCCAACCCCGCGCGGCGGAATGCGGCTGCCTGCACAGCCGGGCTGGTGGGGATGCGTGTCTGCATCCCCCCTCTGCTTCCCACCATTcaccagctgctggcagctgggatGTGCTCTGGGATttgccggggctggggggagagggggtttTTTGGACAGCTGTGGCCAGGCAAAATCCACTGGGGGAAGCCCCAGACTGGCCTCTGCCTTTCCCAGCTCAGCACAGCCAAGAACATGAGCTGCTGCTTCGGTGCCGGGGGGAGGGAAGCGGAGCCACCTGCCTGGCCTCTCCCAGCCCAGACGGGccccaaacacccccaaaaccagCAGAGAGCTGTGTACATGCCTGGTGCAACCAAACAGAAGCTGTTTCTCTATggttttttttaggggggggggtAGTAATTGGCCGTTTGTCCCCTGGGCTGGGATGCAAAGTGGTAGGATGCAAAACTTCGCAGTGCAGCGGGAGGACATGGACCGTCAGGAGTTTGTGCAGCTGCTGGAGACCCTGCAGGGTGCTGAACCCAGCCCTGGTCCCATCCAAGGGAGATCCCCAGACCCTCTCACCCGCCCTGGAGCTCCTGCCATGGGGCACGCAGCCTGCCCAGGGGACAGGAAAGCGGAGCCAAATTTTAGGAGCAACCCAACCACCGGCCCTAATGCTGGAGGCAGGAGCTCAGGAAAAATCCCAAGGCCATCAGGGGCCAAAAGCACAGCTCGGGAGCAGGTTTTTCCCTTCCtgaggctgtgctgggaggggatGAGTATTGCTCACCCTCTGTGCTTTGGGACGTGGCAAGAGACCAGgtcctccccctgcccacgcaACTGCTGGCCCTGAGGgaagccagccccactgctcccccATAAAAGCAGCCCAGTGGCCCTGACCACAGCAGGCAGCAGATCTGCTCCTGCATCACCAAGCAGCCCTCCCGCAGCCCGGCATGGCGAAGGCAGCCGGGGTGGTCTGTGCCGTCCTCCTCCTCACCACGCTGTGCTGCCAGAGCCTGGCTCAGAGTGAGCACTGCCACCCACTCTGTCCCCATGGGCTGGGGGATGGGGGCAGCccccagggccatggggacaTGTTTGCTTCGTgcatggggtgcaggggggctccCCACAAAGAGCCACCGTGCCCACAACGGGAGGGCTGAGATGGGAGGTGGGGGTCTCCAGGCTAAGCTGAGCTTGCGCTGTCCCCCCAGGAGCCCCAGCCATGCCGGACAAGTGCTGCTTCAACTTCCAGACGAGAAGGATCAAGAGAGACAACGTCGTTGCCTGCTACCGCACCAGCCCCGAGTGCCCACACCAGGCTGTGATGTGAGTACCCTAAACCCAGCCCCGGGGGTAAAGCCCCTCTAGACCCTGCCAGACCCCGTGCCTTGCTTTGGTGGGTCCAATCCTGATCCTCTGTGCCTCCAAGCCTCTGGGAAACTCAGCGCCAGGGTCCCCATACCACCACCCCGCTAACCCAGTCTTCTCTCTGCCCCAGCTTCAGGGTGAGGAGCGGGAAGGAGATCTGTGCCCAGGCGAGCAGGGCCTGGGTGAAGAAGTACCAGCAGAGCTTCCAAGTCagctccttctccatccccagctAGCGGGGCGGCCGGAGGCAGCGCAAGGAGTCCCCTCCACGGGAGACGGGACACCGCAAAGGCGACCCCTTTTCAGAGGTGGCTGCGGGGACATCACATTTGGATACAGCAGCTCATTGGGGACATCCTCCCCATCACGCTGTGATGACCCTCACCACCTCCCTGAAGGCAAAGGGCCTTTGCCATCCCCAGCATCCCACCGGGATGGGGTGTGCCAACCCCACAGGGCGCTGGGGTCCGGAACCGCTGCCAGCCCCCATGCTCTCAGCCCTGTTTTgcgtgcaggcagctgcctgtacccCTCGCAGGCGGCAGCAGTGTATTGGTGAGGCTGCACTCGCCAGCCTGGCAGTAGCAGAGGGGTTAAGGGGGAACAGCCTCATGGTTATTTTTTGTACAACATACTGAACAGAATTAAATGTGATCTCACGCATGCAAACATCTGGCTGTGCAAGTGTCTTGGGAGCACGCAGATCCTGCTGCCAGCATTCCTATCCAGGTGTTAAACCACATCTATAAGCGCTGGGGTCAGTAAGGAGCCGAGAAGAGCCAAAGCCCCAACCATGTCTCTGCGAGGGTGTCCAGGGGTTGCATGGGGCCAAACCATGTCCATGCAGGCTTTGGGGAAGCCACCAGTGAGAGGGCCAAGAAGCAGGCTCAGCCCGTGAGGAGGGGGCTTCCCATGCTCCTCATCAGCTATCCTAATGAGTGGAGACCCCTGGCCCAAATTCAATCAGAGCTGCCCCTCGAGGATGCCTGGTCGGGCCCCACTGACAGCCCACACTCCCGGGATGCCATGAGGAGATGTGTATGGGCACTGCCACTGTGACAAGGCACCGTGAGAGGTACAGCCACCACGATGGGCAGCCAGCGATGGGTCTCAGGGTGGGCTGGGGCAAGCCCAGCCACTGCCGAGCCACTCGCCCAGTGCAAAATTGCAAGAGAGGCATCGCAGCTGAGATGACAATGGgtggttttggaaaagaaactcGCCCAGGGCTTTGGCAAGCGCAAGCCTCATCCTGTGTGGTTTGCCGGTGgcaacaaccaaacccaaaatagACTGCCGGCCCCAGTGCATcaccagcagcacagagctcccaGCTGCTCGCCACACTTTCCAGCAGCCCTCAGGTACTGCAGGGGCCAGAGGGGCCGGGAGAAGGAATTTCCATTCACCGGTTGCCCTTTATCAATATCTCTGGGCGGTTCTTTCCCCGGGGAGAGCCCACAGCTGTCATGGAAAGCCTGGCCGGGGAGTATATCACGCCgaggtgcaggcaggagaggcaggtcGCTCTCGGTGGCCCCGAGTCAGCAAgagctgccagctgctggtgctgaCCGAGCCCCGGGACGGACATGAAGGTCTTCTCCTTGGCCGTGctcaccctgctgctggcagctctctggACTGGAAGCCAGGGCATCTCCTGTGAGTACCGACGTTGAGCCTTTCCCCACGCCTGCCCCAGCACCGTCCCCGCCTCCTCCACTGACGGGGTTTTGCGGGGTCGGGAAGGGGGACAAGAGCTTCAACTCCTGCTTCTGCCATGGGCTTGGGGGGCTAAGGGCATCGCCAGCTGCCCGAGCACGGGGCTGTCCTGGTCTTGTTCAACATGAGCAAAAATAGGCTTGGGGATGGCTTCAGCCCCGGCACCCTGGCTGGGGAGCTCAGTAATAACCCCCCGTGGGCAGGGAAACGGGGGGCTCCTACCCTGGGGCAAAGCAGCACCGCCGGGGATGCGAGAGGGGACCCCTCGTagcgggagggagcaggagagtcCCTGGGGGAGCACCCACACCCCTCAGGGTAGCACCCACACCCCTCATGCCAGGCGTGGGAGAGCACTAACCCCTCTCGCCTCCTCTCAGTCCGCAGCCCCTACGGCGCGTGCTGCTACAAGGAGATGTTCATCCGGCAGAAAATCCCTGCCTTCCTCATCAGGAGCTACCAGAAGACGCCTTCCCACTGCTCCCGCAAAGCCGTGCGGTGAGTACACCCAGCTCCCACCCAGCCTTGCTCCCTGGCACCTCGCTCCTCACCCTCGCTCGCTCAGCTTCCCCACCGGTTGTTCTGCCTTCAGGGATCCCCCAAAACAAGCCACCCCCAAAGGGTGCCGTGGTTGGGGGTGCCCTGCCCTGGCTCTTCACATGCACCTCCCTCCTCACTGCTTTATCCCAAATAGCCCCCAAATCCCCCGTTTCAGCTGCCagccagaaaaacaggaaggaagacgAGGTTTCAGAGATTGCTAAAAGTCAGCACTttggggggatgcggggggcagGATGCTGCAGGCATCCCCAGGCTGGCGGGGGAACCCCAGGGCACGGCCGGAGCCTGCACCCACCCAGCTAACgcagcccctctctccccaccagcGTGGAGCTACTGAAGGGGAAGAAGTTCTGCGTGGACTGGGAGGAGGGCTGGTTCCAGCAGTACCGGCGGCAGAAGGAGTCGACCAGCACCTCCACGTGAAGCTGCCTTCCATATAAGCTCTATTTATTCGCATCCCGCAATTATCTGTATGTTGTCGTCTCGTTAACTTACGGAGCTGGCTCCGTCCCCTCCCCTGCCGTCGCCCCCTCCACACTACTGTACATCCCTCGACGGGTGTAATAAAACATCTCGTGCGGACCTGCAGCTGGAGTGAGACGATGTAAATCCTGCGTGAGAAAACAGGGGTCACATCAGGGCTCAGAATCCCCGCGGGGACCCAGGCATAGTCCTGGAagcccctggcagggcagggaaacCCAAAGGGCCGAGGCTGAACCCCTCAGCTCCCCCCCAAGATGAAgcggccccagcccgggcggCTGCCCGCCCGGTGGGATGCGCATTGAGGCAGGGATAAAGGCAGGCGCAGGCTGGCAATGGGAGAAAGGCTGGGTTTGGGGGGTGTTGGGGGTTTGATGTTGTGCCCATCATCTCCTGCAAGGGGCAGGGAGACGATGAGCACAGCAAGCCCATGccacactccctccctccccagatcACAGCCCTCTGCCcgtccccaggtcccagatgcagggaaggagatgaCTGGGCGTGGGGACATTTGTGACCCGGCTCCGCACATGCAGGTCTGTGTTTGTGACCGTACATGCGTGCGGTGCCATGTCACAAACACCCAGGGCTGGATAAATACCCCAACGCAACCGCCCCCTGCTCAGTGGCGCGTTTGCCACGGACGCTGGAGGATCAGGACGGTCTTCGACCGCACCGACATCCCCACGCCCAGCCACCTCCTTCGCTGCAGCCACTTGCGGTGATGGAGCTGAGGTCGCGGCGCCGAAAGGTGCCGCAGTCCCCCCCTGCCCAGTGTCCCGCAGCTCTGCAGGACGAGCAGGCAGGACCCTCCTCTGCGCCTCCCCCGCGCAAAAGGAAGCGTCAGGTCCCCAAGGAGGAAGGTGagtgcagagcagccccccaggCACCTGCTAGAGGGGATCTTGGCCGAtgcctggctgtgcaagcagaggcctctgtaCCATGTGAAGGTGCTCCgacctctcccccatcccactcccagcaTTACCCCCACCGGCACACCCGCACGGTGCTGGGGGTGACAGTGCCATTGTTCCCCAGCAGTGTGTGGGCTGTGCCGGCGGACAGACTGCGACCCCGAGGTCGTTGGGCAGCTCTGCCGTCACCGTGGACTCTGCGTCcatgagaactgcctggtgagTCCACGGGGCTTGACACCCCacagtccccagcaccccccggtccccagacccacaccgccagcagcccctggcacgcacccccttttcccctcttgcagtaccacgccagcggcctgagccagagaggggccgatgaagagggcttctacggcttcctcttccccgacatccggcaggagctgaagcgggtgGCACAGAAGGTGAGGTCAGGGcacacgtgtccccaccgtggtccccatgccccatgtacggtgctgcacaggccagcaaccccccagggatgctctggcagccggctgcaagcaacccacccagatcctccttcatccaaaaaggcccatttctgtggaaatgggggatttgggagggcaggtggcttgatcggtggccccgtgtcaccggccaggcagcccaccgaaacgtggcggggctgtgctggctgagggcaaagagggttccccggggacctgcagcgctgacactgtctacctccgtgccatccccagaggtgctgcatctgccgcctgcggggcgcctcggtcacctgccggggccggcgctgtccccgaatcttccacttcccctgcggcagcgAGCGGGgatgcgtctcccagttcttcggggagttcaagtgagtgtaaccacCCTGCGGGGCCATGCCggtgccagggggtggaggagcgCTGGGACCAAGCTGTCACCTCCGTCttgcaggtccttctgctggaagcaccgaccggtgcagcgcgtgcgggcagtgcagcaggaacagaccctatgccttatctgccaggaggcggtggcggggcggccctgctatgacaccctggtctgtcccgcctgcaccagcgcctggttccaccgccgctgcatccaggtaggtggcATCGTCCCTGGCCCCTGACGTGATCAGCCCTgtcgtcaccccatcacccacccccggGGGGGCAAACGGGACCCCCCTGCCACTGATGctgacgccacctctgccccagggccaggcgctgcgctctgccctgcaccacttccgctgcccgctctgccaggacgtggccaccttccaggaggagatgtttcgcctgggcatcaaaatccctgacaggtcagtaccctcccccctgcctccctccacctccacgatactctggccgatcacctcctgcctccctgggtgctggcggggtgtcccccacggccccggggctaagcgctcccctgctctcgcagggatgctgcctgggaggaggacggggccttcgcggaccattaccagcggcacagctcctgcgacgccagccagtgcctgtgcccagcgggacggcagcaggcggaggtgaatgggtgagtgctggtgggccctgtccccgcagccccagcaaggaggcaatgccttcgtctcctcctttgggcagggatggaggttccctgggtgccgagccgggcatggcgcagggtgcgcgccggcagctcagccctggctgccagggggtggaggtgggctcagcacagtgccggggctggcaccccacagctcgggggcctttggtggcagtgggtcccgttgctcccccaggccctggagactcctgctgtgcagctcctgtggctcccgcgggacacaccagctctgctctgccgtgggagaagatgccgactgctgggagtgcggagactgcagcgacacgggcaccggtgaggggtgcagccggggggacagggtccccagggccacgaggccaccacagccatctgggacctggggagaggcgcagggctgtggtccgggcagggagggactgtggcatcggcttgttgtgctcatcatctgcctgtccctt
This window contains:
- the LOC143168296 gene encoding C-C motif chemokine 3-like — protein: MAKAAGVVCAVLLLTTLCCQSLAQRAPAMPDKCCFNFQTRRIKRDNVVACYRTSPECPHQAVIFRVRSGKEICAQASRAWVKKYQQSFQVSSFSIPS
- the LOC143168506 gene encoding C-C motif chemokine 3-like, which translates into the protein MKVFSLAVLTLLLAALWTGSQGISFRSPYGACCYKEMFIRQKIPAFLIRSYQKTPSHCSRKAVRVELLKGKKFCVDWEEGWFQQYRRQKESTSTST
- the LOC143168462 gene encoding E3 ubiquitin-protein ligase PHF7-like codes for the protein MRAVPCHKHPGLDKYPNATAPCSVARLPRTLEDQDGLRPHRHPHAQPPPSLQPLAVMELRSRRRKVPQSPPAQCPAALQDEQAGPSSAPPPRKRKRQVPKEEVCGLCRRTDCDPEVVGQLCRHRGLCVHENCLYHASGLSQRGADEEGFYGFLFPDIRQELKRVAQKRCCICRLRGASVTCRGRRCPRIFHFPCGSERGCVSQFFGEFKSFCWKHRPVQRVRAVQQEQTLCLICQEAVAGRPCYDTLVCPACTSAWFHRRCIQGQALRSALHHFRCPLCQDVATFQEEMFRLGIKIPDRDAAWEEDGAFADHYQRHSSCDASQCLCPAGRQQAEVNGPWRLLLCSSCGSRGTHQLCSAVGEDADCWECGDCSDTGTVPPMAAAQMPAPPVQGPSHSTPAPGTSAEEEEARILKGHPDTQLPSQPLSQKTADPH